The segment TGAACTAGATCTCGATTAATTAAAGCTTCATTTCTAACTGTTTCCCACTGCATAAACAGTCGTGGATCTACTGTATTGGCAAACTTCACAGCACGATTAATTTTTTCTACAACCATATCCACACTGGTTATCTCATTTACCATTTTGCATCGTTCAGAACAATCAATCACCCGATAGAATTTAGGAGTTTTTTGATGGGTCGCAAATGACTCACAATAAACTTGTAAAGCATAAGCAACAATACCAACATGAAGCTTTGTGGTAAGCAATGCTGATAATCTTGATATCAAAGCAACAGTTTCCCAAATTCCTTGGAAGGGCAAAGAAAGGCATTCCTTTCCTGTTGTGCTTTTAATTAAATTTGCTAATTCCTCACAGGTAACCGACCTATTAAGGGTATTATCGGAAAAGACAACTGGCATGACATCCGAATATGATTTGAGAACAGTAATCAATCCTTCTCTCATTCGCTGGGATTGAGCAGTATTACCTAAAAAATTTCCTGGCGCATGAATACCCAGTAAAATATTATCTCTGTAAGGTTTTAAAAACTGATCAATGTCTTCAATAGATTGATAGGGAATATCTTCCTTATTAATCGTTAAAGCCGCAT is part of the Rippkaea orientalis PCC 8801 genome and harbors:
- a CDS encoding polysaccharide pyruvyl transferase family protein, whose translation is MISLHGAYFGDNFGDLLLLEIFKNWVTENNDCEVVLPMTGVVQKLPKENLRKHFPHIAMGLKSFQEWQSVVYFGGGYFGEPDWARGQKFKLHWWNRRFIKTHILPAELSIWKDIPYGIFGVEVGPISNILLRTELKRILNRAKFLSVRNVESKQYIENDLGINRDIVVAPDAALTINKEDIPYQSIEDIDQFLKPYRDNILLGIHAPGNFLGNTAQSQRMREGLITVLKSYSDVMPVVFSDNTLNRSVTCEELANLIKSTTGKECLSLPFQGIWETVALISRLSALLTTKLHVGIVAYALQVYCESFATHQKTPKFYRVIDCSERCKMVNEITSVDMVVEKINRAVKFANTVDPRLFMQWETVRNEALINRDLVHKLIEKVY